One segment of Ficedula albicollis isolate OC2 chromosome 2, FicAlb1.5, whole genome shotgun sequence DNA contains the following:
- the LOC101815973 gene encoding ly6/PLAUR domain-containing protein 2-like: MKVFLSLLLAAVTCMDLGHSLQCYTCRDLTSVDKCQTIENCTKEETMCKTTMYSLEDVYPPTGVSTVTKMCASSCEPSSVDNIGMTRPVTCCYSDLCNFDGAASLSTNMVPAGILASSLCAFFWSRL; this comes from the exons ATGAAGgtgtttctgtctcttctgttgGCTGCTGTCACTTGCATGGATTTGG GACACTCCTTGCAGTGCTACACGTGCAGGGATTTGACCTCAGTTGACAAGTGCCAGACGATTGAGAACTGCACAAAGGAGGAGACCATGTGCAAGACTACAATGTACTCCCTGGAGGATG TTTACCCCCCCACGGGGGTCTCCACTGTCACCAAGATGTGTGCCTCCAGCTGCGAGCCCTCCAGCGTGGATAACATCGGGATGACGCgtcctgtcacctgctgctACTCTGACCTGTGCAACTTCGACGGAGCAGCAAGCTTGAGCACCAACATGGTGCCAGCTGGGATCCTGGCAAGTTCCCTCTGTGCCTTTTTCTGGTCTAGACTTTGA